In the Prochlorococcus marinus str. MIT 9312 genome, AAACTATATTTGGCTGAATACCTTCAGTTGGTTCGTCAAGTAATAGTAGTTGAGGTTTGCCCAACAATGCTCTTGCAATAGCCAATTGTTGTTGCTGACCTCCGCTAAGATCTCCTCCTTTCCTTTGTAGAAAGTCTTTTAATATTGGAAATAAGTCATAAATAAATGGATCTATTTTCCTGTTCTTAGATAATCCACCTGGCAGAGACTCCATTCCTAACATTAAGTTCTCTTCAACTGATAAGTAAGGAATAATCTCTCTGCCTTGAGGAACGTAAGCCATTCCTTTTCTAGCCCTCTGATGAGGTGCCTTTCTATTAATATTTTCTCCAATTAAATAAATATCTCCTTTTTTTTGCTTTAGCAAACCAATAAGTGATTTCAATAATGTCGTCTTACCAACTCCATTTCTACCAATTAAACAGACCATTTCCCCTGATTTAACATTTAAATCTACATCTCTTAGAATATGACTTTCGCCATAATAAGTATTTAATGATTTAATTTCCAGTAAATTTTCCATAACTAATCCTCAGGTCTTCCTAAATAAACGTCAATAACTTTTTTGTCCTTTTGTATAGTTTCCATTGTCCCTTCGCATAATACTCTTCCCTGATTTAATACGGAAACGTTACTATCAAGTCTTCTTATAAATTCCATATCATGATCTATAACAACAACAGTATTATCTCCTGATAAAGATTTTAATAAATCAGCAGTAAGATCAGTCTCTTCATCTGTTAAGCCAGCTACAGGTTCATCTACCAGCATTAAATCTGGCTTCTGTCCAACTAACATGGCTATTTCTAGCCATTGTTTTTGGCCATGAGATAAAGAACCAGCTTTTGAATTGACTTTTTGAGATAAATTGACAATTTTCATAAGACGTTCAATCTCATCAAGCTGATCATCTTTAATATTTTTATTTATAAGGTTTAAGGGACTTTTAGGAGTCGATACTGATATTTCTAGATTTTCTTTAACTGTTAAATTCTCAAAGATCCTTGGACTTTGAAACTTTCTTCCAACTCCAAGTCGAGCAATCTTGTGTTCCTTTCTACCTATTAATGATTTCCCTTTAAAAATTACTTCACCTTTTGTTGGTTTAACTTTTCCAGTTATTACATCAAGAAATGTTGTTTTACCGGCGCCATTCGGTCCTATTACAGCTCTTAATTCTCCTTTCTTTAAATTTAAATTAAGTTTATTAAGAGCTAAAAAACCCTCGAAACTAACAGTAATATCTATTAGATTTAGAAGATCTTTATTATTCATTATTCCCCTCCTTATTGTTAACTTCTAAGCTTGGATAGGTTTCAATCTTCCTTTTCAAACCAAATCTTTGAAGAAGATTCCTAGGACCATCTCCTTGAATCCATCCTAGAACTCCTTCTGGCAGAGCTGTTACAACTAAAATAAATAACCCTCCTTGAATAAACATCCAGCTAGCAGGTAAAGCTTCACTTACTAGACTTTTTGCATAGTTGATGAAAACAGCTCCTAGTATCGCTCCCAATAAAGTTCCTCTACCTCCAACAGCAACCCATATAACCATTTCTATAGAAAAGGGAACTGTCATAAATTGAGGTGATACTATTCCAGACTGAACAGTATATAAAGCACCCGAAATACCAGCAAGACCTCCAGCAATAGAAAATATTATCGTCTTAAATATCACTGGATTGTATCCTGTAAACCTAACTCTTGGTTCATCATCTCGAATTCCTATAAGAATATTGCCAAATCTCCCTTTGACTACCCACTTTGCAAAAAACCATGATGCTATTACTAGTATGGCAGTTAACCAAAAGAATAGTCTTTGGATGGACTCAGAACCTACCATCTGACCAAATAGTTGTGTTACATCTGTTTTTAATCCATTTGTTCCATTTATAAGTTTTTGTTGTCCATTAAAGAAGTTAAAGAATACAAGAAGAGAAGCTTGAGTAAGTATAGAAAAATAAACCCCTTTGATTCTATTCCTGAAAACAAGAAATCCAATTAAACCAGCAACCAATGCTGGAATGATCCAAATAGCAAAGAAGGTAAAAACAGGCGATCTAAATGGTTCCCAAAAAAAAGGTAATTTTTCAACACCATATAATGCAAAAAATTCAGGAATATTATTTGGAAATTCAGAGGAGCTGGTTATTTGCAAATACATTGCTGCACAATATCCACCGAGTGCAAAAAATATACCTTGTCCTAGACTTAGTAAACCTGTATATCCCCAGATAAGATCAACACCAAGTGCAACTATGGATAAGGATAAGTATCTTCCTAGAAGGTTTAGTCTAAATACAGGGAGTAGAGTTGGTGCTGCAATAATTAAAGCTATTAATATTATCCAAAATGATAATACTATTTTTTTATCAAATTTAATTTTACTTAAGGACATTAGTTTTCAACCATCCTTCCTTTTTGAGGAAATAAACCTGTAGGTTTAAATTGTAAGAATATAACAATTAGTGCAAATATCATCACTCTTGCCATACTTGTGGTCGCAAAAAAGTTGATTGTGTTTGATAAAGGTAAAGGCATATCTGGCCATATTGATAAGAACCTTCCAGCTCCAATTAAATCAGTCATTATTCCTATTCCAAATGAAGCAAGTACTGTTCCTAACAAATTTCCTACGCCTCCCAGCACTACAACCATAAAACAACCAACTATATAGTTTCCGCCAACATTTGGTCCTACAGAGCCTAAAAGAGATACTGCTACTCCTGCAACTCCTGCTAAGCCAGATCCAATCCCAAAAGTAATTATATCGACTTTTTCAGTAGATATACCAAGGCAATCACTCATTTGTCGGTTCTGAGTAACTGCTCTTATACGCATGCCCCAAGCACTTTGATTAAGAAATAATGTTATTGCTATTACAGAGATTAGAGTAATTACAATTATCATTAATCTTGTTTTAGGAAATGCAGTGCCAATAATTTCTACTTGACCTCTCATCCATGAGGGCGCTGTTACATCAACATTACGAGCACTTGCTCTACTAAGTTTGCTTACAGAGGATGAGATTACGCTACCTGTCAGGACCCCAGTTAAAGCGGCAAATATCCAGGAACTAAATTTAAAATATTTAAAGTTTATTGATTCTTTTATTTTAGAAGGAAAGGTTGTTGGTAAAAATAAACCAATTATCAGACTTATAACTAGACCGGTTCCATAAGCTAAAGGTACACTTCTGACAAATTGTTGAAGAATTAAGCTTACGCCCCAAGTTGCCAGAAGTGTTTCTAGTGGACTTCCATAAAGCTTTCTTATTATAGTTTTTTCCAGGAGAATGCCTACTACTCCACTAACAATAAAAGCAAGGAAAATTGAAACTATTATGTATGAATTGTAGAAAGGTTTTAATATAGGTAATTTGAAAATTAATTGTGTAACGTATGTTGTGTAAGCTCCAAGCATCATTAATTCTCCATGGGCAAGATTAATAACACCCATAAGCCCAAAAACAATTGCTAGACCTAATGCGGCAACAAGTAATACAGATCCGATCGCAACACCATTAAAAAGACTATCTAGAAGTAACTCCAATTTAAAAATGAAAAATTGTTTATATAAAATAAAAGGAGGTGTTAACCTCCTTTTATTTTGAAGTATAGGTTTAAATTAGATTAAAGCTTATACTTTTCTCCCTTTGAAGGATCTGTCCAATCACATGCAAATCCTTTGGAACTTGGATGCTTTTGGTTCCATGCTTGAGGAAGAACAACTCCTGTCTCTTCAAGAATTGTAAATCCTCCCTCTGCGTTAATCTTACCAATTCTTACGGTTTGAGATAAGTGGTGATTAGGCATAACCTCGACTGGTCCTTGTGGAGCATCAAATTTTTGTCCAACTAAGGCTTCCCTAACAGCATTATCGTCGAATGTACCAGCATCTTCCACTGCCTGCTTCCATAGATAAACCATGTTATATGCAGATTCTTGAGGATCAGCTACAACACGATCTGCTCCCCATCTTTTCTTAAAACTTTTAGCAAATTTCTTTGATGCAGGAGTATCAATTGACATCATGTAGTTCCAGGCACCGTAGTGACCTTCAAGGAACTCTGGACCAATTGTACTAATCTCTTCTTCAGCAATCGAATAGTTCATTACGTAGTAGCCACTTGAAGGTGTGATACCTGCGTCTTGGATCTGTTTGAAGAATGCAACGTTTTGGTCACCATTCAGTGTGTTGATGATTATTCCACCTTCAGGCAAAGCTTTTTTAATTTTTGAGATAATTGGAGCAACTTCAGTATTACCTAATGGAAGGTAATCTTCTCCAACAACTTTACCTCCTAACTGTTTTACCTGAGCTTTTGTAATTGTGTTTGATGTTCTTGGGAAAACATAATCTGAACCTACAAGGAAGAAATCTCCACCGGCGGCTGGAGAACGCTTATACATGAAATCTGTAGCAGGTTCTGACTGTTGGTTTGGTGTGGCTCCTGTATAGAAAATGTTGTTAGAGCATTCTTGTGCTTCGTACTGAATCGGATAATAGAGGAAGGCATCCTTTGATTCATAGACTGGTAACATTGCCTTTCTACTTGCAGATGTCCAACCACCAAATACGACAGGAACTCCGTCTTGGTCTATAAGTTTCTTAGATTTTTCAGCAAAAGTAGGCCAGTCAGATGCACCATCTTCAACTATGTACTCTATTTTGTAGCTTTTGCCGCCAACTGTTACTCCACCAGCAGCATTTATCTCCTCAATAGCCATTTTTTCTGTATCAACAAGAGTTGATTCAGAAATTGCCATTGTTCCGGA is a window encoding:
- the urtE gene encoding urea ABC transporter ATP-binding subunit UrtE, whose translation is MENLLEIKSLNTYYGESHILRDVDLNVKSGEMVCLIGRNGVGKTTLLKSLIGLLKQKKGDIYLIGENINRKAPHQRARKGMAYVPQGREIIPYLSVEENLMLGMESLPGGLSKNRKIDPFIYDLFPILKDFLQRKGGDLSGGQQQQLAIARALLGKPQLLLLDEPTEGIQPNIVLDIENAINQIIREKGIGVLLVEQHLHFVRQANRYYAMQRGGIVASGNTSELSQAVIDKFLSV
- the urtD gene encoding urea ABC transporter ATP-binding protein UrtD, producing MNNKDLLNLIDITVSFEGFLALNKLNLNLKKGELRAVIGPNGAGKTTFLDVITGKVKPTKGEVIFKGKSLIGRKEHKIARLGVGRKFQSPRIFENLTVKENLEISVSTPKSPLNLINKNIKDDQLDEIERLMKIVNLSQKVNSKAGSLSHGQKQWLEIAMLVGQKPDLMLVDEPVAGLTDEETDLTADLLKSLSGDNTVVVIDHDMEFIRRLDSNVSVLNQGRVLCEGTMETIQKDKKVIDVYLGRPED
- the urtC gene encoding urea ABC transporter permease subunit UrtC, which produces MSLSKIKFDKKIVLSFWIILIALIIAAPTLLPVFRLNLLGRYLSLSIVALGVDLIWGYTGLLSLGQGIFFALGGYCAAMYLQITSSSEFPNNIPEFFALYGVEKLPFFWEPFRSPVFTFFAIWIIPALVAGLIGFLVFRNRIKGVYFSILTQASLLVFFNFFNGQQKLINGTNGLKTDVTQLFGQMVGSESIQRLFFWLTAILVIASWFFAKWVVKGRFGNILIGIRDDEPRVRFTGYNPVIFKTIIFSIAGGLAGISGALYTVQSGIVSPQFMTVPFSIEMVIWVAVGGRGTLLGAILGAVFINYAKSLVSEALPASWMFIQGGLFILVVTALPEGVLGWIQGDGPRNLLQRFGLKRKIETYPSLEVNNKEGNNE
- the urtB gene encoding urea ABC transporter permease subunit UrtB gives rise to the protein MELLLDSLFNGVAIGSVLLVAALGLAIVFGLMGVINLAHGELMMLGAYTTYVTQLIFKLPILKPFYNSYIIVSIFLAFIVSGVVGILLEKTIIRKLYGSPLETLLATWGVSLILQQFVRSVPLAYGTGLVISLIIGLFLPTTFPSKIKESINFKYFKFSSWIFAALTGVLTGSVISSSVSKLSRASARNVDVTAPSWMRGQVEIIGTAFPKTRLMIIVITLISVIAITLFLNQSAWGMRIRAVTQNRQMSDCLGISTEKVDIITFGIGSGLAGVAGVAVSLLGSVGPNVGGNYIVGCFMVVVLGGVGNLLGTVLASFGIGIMTDLIGAGRFLSIWPDMPLPLSNTINFFATTSMARVMIFALIVIFLQFKPTGLFPQKGRMVEN
- the urtA gene encoding urea ABC transporter substrate-binding protein translates to MRISRRILAGLATASLAVTATSCGGGGTSGSFDDTVTVGILHSLSGTMAISESTLVDTEKMAIEEINAAGGVTVGGKSYKIEYIVEDGASDWPTFAEKSKKLIDQDGVPVVFGGWTSASRKAMLPVYESKDAFLYYPIQYEAQECSNNIFYTGATPNQQSEPATDFMYKRSPAAGGDFFLVGSDYVFPRTSNTITKAQVKQLGGKVVGEDYLPLGNTEVAPIISKIKKALPEGGIIINTLNGDQNVAFFKQIQDAGITPSSGYYVMNYSIAEEEISTIGPEFLEGHYGAWNYMMSIDTPASKKFAKSFKKRWGADRVVADPQESAYNMVYLWKQAVEDAGTFDDNAVREALVGQKFDAPQGPVEVMPNHHLSQTVRIGKINAEGGFTILEETGVVLPQAWNQKHPSSKGFACDWTDPSKGEKYKL